The following is a genomic window from Hymenobacter monticola.
CCATCGGCGACGAGCGCCGTCACAACCCGTTTCTCATTTAACAATTAACATTTATCATTTAACAATCCACCAAGGGGCCATTTCCGCCTCGTGGGTCGGGTTGAAGAAGATGAGTGGAGATGCGTGATTGTTAAATGTTAATTGATAATTGTTAAATGAAAAGACACCTGCCCAACGCCATTACCTGCCTCAACCTATTGTGCGGCTGCCTGGCGCTGACTTATATCTTCTCAGGCGACTTGGCCACGGGCGCCTGGTTTGTGGCCGCCGCCGCCGCCGCCGATTTTGCCGACGGGCTGGTGGCCCGGGCCCTGCGTGTGTCCTCAGCCATCGGCAAAGACCTGGACTCGCTGGCCGACATGGTGTCGTTTGGGGTGGTGCCGGGCGCCATTCTGTTTCACTTGCTGGGGATGGCAACCGGCCCCTTGCGGGAAACTTCAATAGCTGGCATGCCCATGGTTGCCGGAATAGTAAAAGCTGCCCATCCACCCCTGGTAGCATATGTAGGCTTTCTGGTCAGCATCTTCTCGGCCTTGCGCTTGGCCAAGTTCAACAACGACACCCGCCAAACCACTTCTTTTATCGGCCTGCCTACGCCGGCCTGTACGCTGGTGGTGGCCTCGCTGCCGCTCATTCTGGCCTACGACCAATTTGGGCTGCGCGACGTGGTGCTAAATCCGCTGGTGCTGCTGGGCCTCACGGTGCTGCTCTCGGGCCTGTTGGTGGCCGAACTGCCGCTGTTTGCGCTGAAGTTTAAAACCCTGCGCTGGGCCGATAATCGGCGCCGGTTTATTTTTCTGTTGCTGGCGGCAGGATTATTGCTAGCGCTGCGAGCCGCCGCCGTGCCCTTGGTGGTGCTGCTTTACGTGCTGCTCTCGGTGCCGAAGACGGCAGCCCGCAGCGGTTCGTGACGGCCCGTGCAATAAATAGACTATTTGATTGTTATGATAGCACTGTCGGGTGAACCTGAAGCCCGGCCGTGCTGTTGCCGGGCGAGGGAGGCGGCAGGACGTCAGGCAGGTATTTTAATGTAGTGTGTATGCGTCTTTTTTTTCTCTTCGTTGCAGTAGCGGGAATGATGGTAGGGGCGGTGGCTCCGGCGCGGGCTCAGTCGGGCGCGCTTGTCACCACGCACGGTACCATTCGCTGGGGGGGCTACACCGAGGTGCCGAGCCTCCGGGCCCGCAAGCAGAGGGTGCCCACTTTCAGCGAAGCCAAGCATGGCATGGACGAACAGGTGGGCTGGTACACGTTGCGCCTGGCGGGCGGCGCCGTGAGCCAGGGCGAACTAACAAACCTGGTATACGAGCCCTTCTCGGCTGACGACGCCAAGATGTTCGACGCCAGCCGACTGCCCGCCGGCCCTGACCCGCGCCTGAGCACCGGCACCGAAATGAAGCGCCCCGTGACGCGCCTGAGCCTGCGCCCCGTCCGCCGCAGCCCCCAAACCGGTCAGCCCGAACGCCTCGTGTCGTTCGATTACCAGTACGCGCCCGACAACAAAACCGTAGCGGCTCGCAGCACTGGTTTTCACAACTACGCCAGCAGCTCGGTGCTGCAAACCGGCGACTGGTACAAGATGGGCGTGGGCGAAAGTGGCATTTACAAGCTCGACAAAGCAGCGCTGGCCGACATGGGCCTGAATACGCAAACGCTCAACCCTAGAAACCTGCACATCTACGGCAACGCCATGGGCATTTTGCCCCAGCCCAGCTCGGTGCGGCGCCCCGATGACCTAGAGGAGAATAATATTATGTTCGTAGGCGACGGAAGCTCTACCCTCGACGACGGCGAATACTTCCTCTTTTACTCGCCCGGCCCCCACACCTGGGAGGCGCAAGGCGGCGTGTTTCGGCACCGCAACAACATCTACACCGACACGGCCTACTACTTCGTGACGGTCAACAACGCGCCCGGTCGGCGTGTGGCGCCGGCCCCGGCGGCGGCTGGGGCCATGCCTGCCAGCATCACCACCTTCACCTACCGCGACTTCGTTGAGCACGACTTGGTCAACCTGTTGCACTCGGGACGCACTTGGTTGGGCGAGGGCTTCCGGCCCGGCGGCCAGGCTCAGGCATTTTCGTTTAGCAACATTCCCGATTTGGTGGCCAATGTGCCGGTGAAGGTCACGAGCTCCCTGGTTGCTAGTAGCCTGTCGGCCAGTACGTTTCAGCTCACGCTAAACGGGGCGGCGCTGGGTACGGAAACAATACAAGAAATAAGCACGCAGGCTTTCACGCCAATTGCCAAGCAGGCCGTCACCACCCGGCAGCTCGCCTTGTCCAATCCGGGCACGGAGCTGCGGGTGGGGCTCACTTACAACAGCAACGACGGCAGTGCCAACGGCTACCTCGATTACCTGGAAATCAACGCCCAGCGCAACCTCCGCCTCAGCGATGCCCAACTGGAGTTTCGCTCGCTGAGCAACATCGGCCCGAACGCCCTCAACCAGTACATGCTGGCCAACAGCACCGGGGCGGTGGTGTGGGACGTAACCAATCCCCGTCGGCCCGCTTCCTATGTGCTGAACGGGGGCAGCTTCGTGGCTCCGGCCGATACCCTGCGTGAATTTGTGGCTTTCCTGCCCAACGGCAACCTGACGAAGAAACCCCGCAAGTTTGGCCGCGTGCCCAACCAGAACCTGCACGCCCTCGCATCGGCTGATTTGATTATCGTGACCTACCCGACGTTTCTGGGCCAGGCACAGCGGCTGGCCGACCACCGCCGCACCCACGACAACCTGCAGGCCGTGGTGGTGACCACCGCCCAGATTTACAACGAGTATGGTTCGGGCGGGCAGGACGTGACGGCCATTCGTGACTTCGTGAAGCAGATTTACGACCGTTCGCCGGCGGGCAAGCAGATGGAGCTGCTGCTGTTCGGCGACGCGTCGTACGACTACAAGTCGGACCCTTACAACCCGGATAAAACCGATGGCGTGTGGCCCGCTTGGTGGCGAAACCGGGTGCCGTTCCGCAACGATGCCGACTTTGACAAGTTCAACCAGAACTACGTGCCCACTTACGAGTCGCGCGAGTCGTTTGCGCCGTTCTACGGCGGGGTGAGCTACGCTTCCGACGACTTCTACGTGCTGCTCGACGACAACGAAGGCGAATGGCCGGAAGGCAACAGCAGTGAACTGCTGGATATGGGGGTGGGCCGCTTGCCCGTGCGCCAGCCCAAAAATCAGCTGGCCGACGTGACCCAGGCCCGCGAAATGGTCGACAAGCTTATTTCCTACGATTCGCCGCAAGGGTACGGCAAGTGGCGTAACCGCATCACGCTGGTGTCCGACGACGGCGAGGGCGACCTGTTTGTGAGCAGGGGCTCGGAAATTGTGGCCAACGGCATCCAACGCAATTACCCGGTTTACAACGTGCACAAGGTGTATCTGGACCTGTACCCGCAGGTGGCCTTGTCGGCGGGCCAACGCTCGCCCAACTGCGAGCGCGCCATCAACCAATCGGTGGAGCAGGGGTCGTTGATTGTGAACTACCTGGGCCACGGTGGCCCCAAGGGCTGGGCCGATGAGCAGATTCTGACCGATGCCTCAGTAATGCTCCTGCGCAACCCCAACAACTTCACCTTCTTCACCACCGGCACCTGCGACTTTAGCTATTTCGACAACCCGGACTTTACGTCGGCCGGCGAGAAGGCCCTGACCGACAACCCCACGGGCGGTGCCATTGGCTTGTTCACAACCACCCGCGTGGTCGACGCCGGCCAGAACGCCACCTTGAACGAAGCTTATTTCAACCGTGTGCTGCAGCCCATCAACGGCAAGATGCCGCGGATTGGCACCATCGTGATGATGAGCAAGAATGACCACCACGGAGTGGGCCCGGCATACGACCTCAACGACCGTAATTACACCCTGCTGGCCGACCCCAGCATGACGCTGGCCTACCCCGAGCAGACGGTGGTGCTCGACAGC
Proteins encoded in this region:
- the porU gene encoding type IX secretion system sortase PorU, producing the protein MRLFFLFVAVAGMMVGAVAPARAQSGALVTTHGTIRWGGYTEVPSLRARKQRVPTFSEAKHGMDEQVGWYTLRLAGGAVSQGELTNLVYEPFSADDAKMFDASRLPAGPDPRLSTGTEMKRPVTRLSLRPVRRSPQTGQPERLVSFDYQYAPDNKTVAARSTGFHNYASSSVLQTGDWYKMGVGESGIYKLDKAALADMGLNTQTLNPRNLHIYGNAMGILPQPSSVRRPDDLEENNIMFVGDGSSTLDDGEYFLFYSPGPHTWEAQGGVFRHRNNIYTDTAYYFVTVNNAPGRRVAPAPAAAGAMPASITTFTYRDFVEHDLVNLLHSGRTWLGEGFRPGGQAQAFSFSNIPDLVANVPVKVTSSLVASSLSASTFQLTLNGAALGTETIQEISTQAFTPIAKQAVTTRQLALSNPGTELRVGLTYNSNDGSANGYLDYLEINAQRNLRLSDAQLEFRSLSNIGPNALNQYMLANSTGAVVWDVTNPRRPASYVLNGGSFVAPADTLREFVAFLPNGNLTKKPRKFGRVPNQNLHALASADLIIVTYPTFLGQAQRLADHRRTHDNLQAVVVTTAQIYNEYGSGGQDVTAIRDFVKQIYDRSPAGKQMELLLFGDASYDYKSDPYNPDKTDGVWPAWWRNRVPFRNDADFDKFNQNYVPTYESRESFAPFYGGVSYASDDFYVLLDDNEGEWPEGNSSELLDMGVGRLPVRQPKNQLADVTQAREMVDKLISYDSPQGYGKWRNRITLVSDDGEGDLFVSRGSEIVANGIQRNYPVYNVHKVYLDLYPQVALSAGQRSPNCERAINQSVEQGSLIVNYLGHGGPKGWADEQILTDASVMLLRNPNNFTFFTTGTCDFSYFDNPDFTSAGEKALTDNPTGGAIGLFTTTRVVDAGQNATLNEAYFNRVLQPINGKMPRIGTIVMMSKNDHHGVGPAYDLNDRNYTLLADPSMTLAYPEQTVVLDSVRQRVRGQWQSADTLQALARVRVHGKVLNGGALSTNFTGQAQVTIYDKPGTVMTLGDEINGPYGAADGPKPIVVQESVIYGGLANVVNGEFNLTFVVPKDINYNVGLGKASLYAYDPARRTDAHGYQLKLVGGADSSAPADDTPPEIRLFMDDESFAFGGLTAPNTTLLAFLTDDNGINTTGAGIGHDITATIDNDVNKQLVLNESYVSSLGDFRSGKVTNLFRGLATGPHSLRLKAWDTYNNSAEKEIQFVVATNEKLALDHVLNYPNPFANGTTFMFDHNQAGAEGGMLDVQVQIFTVAGRLVRTLTASVPSTKAHQDGISWNGRDDFDDQLARGVYVYRLSVRSATNGTASKFEKLVILN
- a CDS encoding CDP-alcohol phosphatidyltransferase family protein — protein: MKRHLPNAITCLNLLCGCLALTYIFSGDLATGAWFVAAAAAADFADGLVARALRVSSAIGKDLDSLADMVSFGVVPGAILFHLLGMATGPLRETSIAGMPMVAGIVKAAHPPLVAYVGFLVSIFSALRLAKFNNDTRQTTSFIGLPTPACTLVVASLPLILAYDQFGLRDVVLNPLVLLGLTVLLSGLLVAELPLFALKFKTLRWADNRRRFIFLLLAAGLLLALRAAAVPLVVLLYVLLSVPKTAARSGS